Genomic window (Trichomycterus rosablanca isolate fTriRos1 chromosome 16, fTriRos1.hap1, whole genome shotgun sequence):
accatttgcatgaatgtacaaaagcatttgcaaaatgAGAAACACAATGAGAAATGCTATTATGATGTGCACAAGTGACAAGGAGATGTGGAGATTGAACAAACAGTTTTGAGAATTTCAATTCTGATCTGAGAAATGAACCAaagcgactgagaaaaactgtagtTTCGATGTTTGACGTGAGAGTCGCAAGATGTATAGCGCATGCGCAAAGATCTGCGCACAGGTTTGGACGGTGTCAGGTATTGTCGCGACACCAGCGCGAGCGAGGGAGCGCGAGAGTAGGCCAGCCCCGCCCTCCAGACGCCATTTCTGCTCTTTAGCTCAGCGAGCTGGAGCTCCGGAGCCGCCGGAATATTCCACACAGAAGGAACGCGTTTAACTCGATAGAACTCTGTTCGTTTTGCTTTTTCGAATCCCGAAGACGCAGCCGGTCGAGCGGGGACACGGTTGAGCTCACATTAAGCGGATTCTGAGGCGTTCATCTGGAGTTGTGGGGTTGATTCTGGTCCGAGGCGAGGACGTGTTGCACTGCAGGCGCCATTTTTGTTAGTGAAGTGAACTGGGGTGGAGAGACCCGGAGCTCCAACATTAAAGCTTTaaagcttttgtttttcttctattttattaaatatttgcatGGACTTTTTAATGGAAGTGCTTTCTGTGTGCCAGGCCGTGTCGTGATGCAGAAGAATGCTGTTTATTACTTCATAATGGCCAGGTTTTCTCAGTCTTGAGCTAACAGGCTATATTGTTTTACGGAAGAGGAACGGAAAGGGGAACTTTATTGATAGTCATTGGATCTTTGTCATCTTTTAACCGTTTTGGCTCATAAACAGCAGCCTGAATGACTAACGAGGGCTTTTATGTGTGCAAAAGGGGGTAGAAATGCAGGAGAGTTACCCTATACAAGTCGCTGCCTGTTTGTGAGACGTCAGGGTGCGACTGAGCATCCGATTATTCGCCTATAGTTGTCCGAATATTCGCAAAATCTAGTGGTTCCCCAGTGCTTAAAAGTTAGTCCTTAatattagtgtgtatataataaGAAATACAATTGTGATACTTGTTTTTTATAACTTAAAAAGTAACACACCATTTACAGCCTATCTGCACCACCAGGTTGTGTGCAGTATTCGAATAATCGTCCCATTCGAATATTCGCCCTAATTTATTCTCTTGTATCTTACTATTTAAGCGTCTTGTTAGTTTAACCCGAGCAGTCATGTCGTCGGCTCGGTTTGACTCCTCGGACCGGAGCAGTTGGTACTTCGGCCCGCTGTCCCGACAGGAGACCCAGGGCCGGTTACAGGGACAGAGACACGGCATGTTTCTGGTCCGGGATTCGTCCACGTGTCCCGGCGATTACGTCCTGTCGGTCTCCGAGAACTCCAAGGTGTCGCACTATATCATCAACTCGCTGGCCAGCAAGAGGTTCAAGATCGGAGACCAGGAGTTCGATAACCTGCccgcgctgctggagttctacAAGATCCATTACCTGGACACCACCACCCTGATCGAGCCTGCCCCCAGGTAACGCATTCCACCCTCGGCTTTACGTCCGTTCTGGTTTAGTCCCCCCccctcccttttttttttttacccaggtGTTGACACATCACGTTTAATCCTCAGGTAAACTGACTGATTGCGCAACTCTTTGGCACGCAGGTGATTTAATAGACGATACATGTACTAGATTCTTCTGAAAAGTAGATCAGACCCCCCTGTGTTTCTTCTGAGCACATTCTTTAATCAGAAGGACAGAAATCTAAGCTTTCAGTAGCTCTGAGTATCAGAAAAATaatagcccccccccccccctttaacAGTACAGAAATGCCTCATAGTTTCAATATGAGAGAAATGAGGAAGCGACAGTGGAGAGATttactcattttatttatataacactTCAACCAAACACAATCAGAATTTGTATATGAATGGCGCTCAGTATataaattttatcagctccacttaccatatagaagcactttgtagttctacaattactgactgtagtccatctgtttctctacatgctgttcttcaatggtcaggacccccacagagcaggtattatttaggtggtggatgattctcagcactgcagtgacactgacatggtgctggtgtgttagtgtgtgttgtgctggagtttttaaacaccgtgtccactcactgtccactctattagacgctcctacctagtcggtccaccttgtagatgtaaagtcggagacgatcgctcatctatcgctgctgtttgagtcgctcgtcttttagaccttcatcggcggtcacaggacgctgcccacggggcgctgtcggctggatgtttttggtcggtggactattctcggtccagcagtccagcagtgacggtgaggtgtgtaaaaactccggcagcgctgctgtgtctgatccactcataccagcacaacgcacactaacacaccaccaccaccatgggggtcctgaccattgaagaacagggggggaaagggggtaacaaagcatgatggactacagtcagtaattgtagagctacaaagtgcttctatatggtaagttggcacaaattaaattaaagtaatgTGAGAAGCCACACGGAGGTCAGTTGTCGGAACGCTTTTGGCCATGTAAGGGTTTAGTCGTGCCACCAGATGCCCAGCGTCACGTTCTTTCATAAGCACCCAACAGAAATCGCAAAAGTCTCGTGTTTCGTCATCGTAAACCTGGAATGATTCAGCAAAATGTTTGTCTGcgtatttgatttggcacagttttccttcctgatgcaaccctattATTTATCTGGgcatgggaccagcactgagggtgcactgatgtgtgtcccttaaccctcacttttTGGAcagtataccgtcacagtactgtaagtcgctttggatgaaggcgtctgctgaatgctgtaaatgtgaatgATGTCGTAAAGCCTCCGTGATGTTTTCGTTACCAGGTACCCCAGCACGGCGCTGACCGGCGGCCCTGTCCAGTCGCTCGGCGGACCCGGCGAGGAGAACCTGGAGTACGTGCGGACCCTCTACGACTTCACGGGCAGCGACGCGGAGGACCTTCCCTTCAAGAAGGGCGAGATCCTGATCGTCCTGGACAAACCCGAGGATCAGTGGTGGAGCGCCAAGAGCAAGGAGGGTCGGGTCGGCATGATCCCGGTGCCCTACGTGGAGAAGCTCGTCAGGCCGTCGCCTCACGTGGGCCAGGCCGGCCACGGCGCCCGCAACTCCAACAGCTACGGCATCCCGGAGCCGGCGCACGCCTACGCCCAGCCTCAGACGCCGTCGCCCCTGCCGCCCGGCACGCCCGGCGCCGTCATCAACCCCCTGCCGTCCACGCAGAACGGACCGGTCATGGCCAGGGCCATTCAGAAGCGGGTTCCCTGCGCGTACGACAAGACGGCCCTAGCGCTGGAGGTAGGTGCTTCATCGGTACCGATCTAGAGCCGTAAAACGTCATCGGCGTGGTGAatctgtgtggaataagcgtcagatccagggttacagctccacgtgtatctgtgtttatctggattctcctccctgtttcacttttaaacttgtgttacagctccagcttctgagaaatggtgagaatcagaatcagcttctcccagagtctaaaacgcttctggttgaaaataaagcttaacgtggtttaatgtagtaaaagaaggagacaggagcactaaacttctcttcattattactgctcataagttcctccactaatcacattcctcactcgctgttttactacagtaagccGCTTTTACCgcctcgtatcaaacagttcgtctcattgcaggagctttgaaaagggtTCAAAGCGAACCGGGTCGAAGTTCACGGTTTTGCCGCGTCTCTGGTGAACGCGTGTATATTCTTTGCACCGTGTATATCGACGCTGAGGCCTGCTGGGTCCTGATTGTGAGCGACGAGGACGGACGGTGCGGTTTAGGGAcggtttgagcatgtgcagaagaaGGATGAGAGTTGTATCAGGAGAAGGGAGAACGTGCTGGAGTTCGAGGTTCAGGACCGTGTGAGATAAATACGGACGGAGGTCACGCGCTGTTGATAAAATAAGACTTTTACGTGGTTACTAACGCGCCACTGCGCTGATGTGACCGTATTCACGGCTGAATTGTCATTTCCTTCGAGTGCAGAGTTACTGGTAGCACATTtttaacccacacacacaagtcATGAACCGGAAGAGGGTTTCTGGTCTACCATACGGTTCTCAGCACCGAAACATGGCTGGCCTGCTTTCTGCACCTTTTGATGATCGGTGTGCAAACTGCACGCATGAACCAGCACTGACGGCGTGACTGTACTGGTTTATGAAGCGATTTAAGTGTTTAACGTGTCACCCCGCTGCTGCACTTCCTTCGGTGGCTTCCCCTGGCTGCCCGCGTTCGCTGCAAACCCGCGATCGTCCCTACAAAGCCGTACAGGAACCGCAACTCGAAGGGAGGTGGAATGATCTTCTCTAAAGCAGGACTGAAGACCAAATCCGTACCGTACCTAGGGTCCTATAGGCAAGAGAACTTGCAAACTTGGTTGAGAACGCAACCGATGATTTTCTCGGCATATTCTCACTAAATACAACAGAATAGCCACTCGCCGAGCTTTTGGTAACCTATAAAAGACGAATCTAAACTCACCTTGCTGCCTCATTTTTAATAGCCACGATAATGCGTCAATAAAATCacgtttacaattactgacccaCCTTCGCACCAACCGTGTTGAAGAACAGACTCACCAACATATGTGATGATCCACCCACCAAATAACTGAAAAAAATAGCAGTTTGGTGTCTTTAGAAATGATGCCACAGTGCACTAATGACTACATTTCCCAGGCTCCCTTGCACACCCTTGTTATTTCAGATTACAGCAGCATATGTAATCTTAAAACTCGGcctcagtcggttctgggagccGCGTCCAGTTTTAAAGACgtcgagtttcgaggtatttttccccataaggatgtttggggaacctgttaatgcgtccatggtcccgtggagctgcagatattttagtctcgtgtaaaataatgaggttttttttttacacttaaacactgaaaataacacaaatataatataaacacactgaaatacaattactaacagttacacatcaataaaaatacaataaaagctgcactttagttttacttctttattgtttcctgacgtttcttaatgctggagatgctcgatctcggaataccgtattcccttcagcaccggcgcattcacgtgtgccgttatttcctatgaagtgtgccggcggtgcacaaaactcaacgtgacttattgtagtaacacagcgagtgaggaatgtgatcagtggaggaacttatgagcagtaataatgaagagaagtttagtgctcctgtctccttcttttactacattaaaccactttaagctttattttcaaccagaagcgttttagactctgggagaagctgattctgattctcaccgtttctcagaagctggagctgtaacacaagtttaaaagtgaaacagggaggagaatccagatgaacacagatacatgtggagctgtaaccctggatctgcaccttattccacaAAGATCAGCAGTTATGAGCCGATCATCGTCCCTGTAGGCGTTTCGAACATGCAAGCTCGTTCAAGATAATCTATTAATACGTTATAGGTTCATATTTCGAACAGGTTAgttggctcagtggttaagcttCTTAACTACTGATTGACGACCATGTTATCAGTACGAACGCAGTTCTGCTGAATAAGGAGTTCGTTGCTTGCCTGGTCTTGTCTGTATTGCTAACGCTTAAACACTGTTTATGGGAGTTTGTGGCATaaagtgtgcagtagccaaccacttcttttcacctgcacgatgtGAGCAGGATCACGTACGCCCAGTCACGCGCTGCTCTTAATCATTCGTCTCGGTGCAGCGCCTTAAgcggccagcaggggccgcagttgcggCGACGGTGAGGAATCCTTTCGCCCCGCCCGCTCTCGGACGCAGCGCGATCATGTCCGTGTGCGCGCTCGGCCGGTCGATAGCagagccaattatgtctgtgtagaggcCCGGCCGGCTGATATGTGGACGCCTTACTATGACTTTGCcgaacatcccattccaaaatcataGGCACTAATATAGCGCTCCCCTCCAAACTTCTGCCAGAGTCAGAAGAGCTCATTTGAGGCCTGGCTGACCATCCATGAACGTTCCAGTTTGCCCATCAAACACGTTCAGGTGTCGTCTGGACTTGTGGACTTGAGTCCAGGGCTCTGCAGGACGACCGAGATCCCTCTCACAATCCTAGTTAAACCACGTCAGTTCCGCTGGAGTTCAGCGCCGCCGCTCATCAATAATTCAGACGTCTGCAGGAACCTCGGCAGATACGAAGATCCCGAGTTGCGTCCCGGTGCGGTGAGGACGGTGACAGTTCAGAACTGACCGGCTAACTGTAGGTCCGTTCCTATAATCGgcagggatctaagaatttggaCGTGCCCTCGTCCCGGGAGCGTAGGATGacctgtgtagagagatcaccggGTTCTTGGACAGACCCGTTGGGTTTAAACATGGTGACACTGATAGAGATACAAATAAaagagtataataataataattaccccTTGTGatcttccaatttagtcatatccaattcccataCTCCCAGCCCACGTGTCCAATATGCAGCCGCTTTTTATCACCTGGCGGCCGCATCGCTGACGGAAAGACACGCTATGCTTCATGTAACATtcccccccaccacacacacacacacacacacacacacacacacacttacttcaCGCATTTATAAGCAAGTGTACAAGAGACATAAAATTCATTCTGATTGGTTATTATCGTCTAATACGgccataaataaatgattatttatttcatgttcAACCCCCAGATTAAGAATTTGTGACACTAGGAAGAAGCTACGCTGTCGAGACACGATCAGAACGTGGCTTGGCGTCGTATTTATCACAGAAACGTGTCGGGTAATGATGGCAGTTCTGTCTCAGGCGTTAGATATCAGGTTTTTGGCCTAGAGAGTCTAAATCTCTTGCTAATATTaaggactgtagatggtgaaatccaCTGTTGGATTATTTGCATACGCAGGATGAACTACGACCCGTTGTTGCTCGTTAACACCCAACCAATTTATTCATCTGCATTTCACAGGCTTCCTGGTCTTAATGTTACTGTCACGACTTTATGGAACGTGTTGCAGCCATCAGATCAGTCATTTGTACCTTTAAGTTTCTTATTTTTGCGTTTTTCCTTTACCAAAAGCTGCCCGTTTCTTAGCCACTGCCGGCGAAAAGTCTCCATATAGGAGAGCGGAGAGTTTTGGGCGGCTTTGTGCAGGATTTGGTTCCGAACTTGGAACTGGTTGACTAGAATAGCGAGTGGCCGTGGACGTTCTCCTCCTTCAGGGTTTAGCGCTAAGAGGTGCGGCGAGCCCGGTCCAACACGGGCACCTCGTCAAACTCGAACAGATTTTGAAAGAACTGGGCCATGAATTTGGTGGGGCAAGCCAACCAGACGGACGTTATTCCACCTTGAGCGTCCTTCtaagtagggctgcaactaacgattattttagtggtcgactaatctgacgattatttttttcgattagtcgactagtcGGCGATTATTTATGTCCTACCCTCCATCTCCGCCTTAGCATAACAAAACCCTgttaagttccaatatcaaattaaaataatgacccgtgaaacttaagcttgatagtttaattaaatatatctgaaacattaatacacaatcacaataaaaaagaattcaatgaaataagaaagctttgggCGGCATTAGAagctgttatgtttcagaagttatcactccggaagtcagaaacatttataacatgtggtcttctcatccacactccattacttagtgctattaatagaaagcacaaaagagaaagctgtattaatgatcacaaactgaaggctgtgtatcatagtttattacagaTAGTGTACCGGCTATGCCgactaaaccataacaggttaaatatcttaactgattatctgctgagctaactagctattATTAAGTGGATGAGgctttattatttagaatgaataaacaatatggaagacgagacggggtaacgttaggctataatgttaagttatataacgttactcCTATTAATGACACTTAATGCG
Coding sequences:
- the crkl gene encoding crk-like protein isoform X1 — protein: MSSARFDSSDRSSWYFGPLSRQETQGRLQGQRHGMFLVRDSSTCPGDYVLSVSENSKVSHYIINSLASKRFKIGDQEFDNLPALLEFYKIHYLDTTTLIEPAPRYPSTALTGGPVQSLGGPGEENLEYVRTLYDFTGSDAEDLPFKKGEILIVLDKPEDQWWSAKSKEGRVGMIPVPYVEKLVRPSPHVGQAGHGARNSNSYGIPEPAHAYAQPQTPSPLPPGTPGAVINPLPSTQNGPVMARAIQKRVPCAYDKTALALEVGDIVKVTRMNISGQWEGEVNGRRGLFPFTHVKILDSQNPDESE
- the crkl gene encoding crk-like protein isoform X2, with product MSSARFDSSDRSSWYFGPLSRQETQGRLQGQRHGMFLVRDSSTCPGDYVLSVSENSKVSHYIINSLASKRFKIGDQEFDNLPALLEFYKIHYLDTTTLIEPAPRYPSTALTGGPVQSLGGPGEENLEYVRTLYDFTGSDAEDLPFKKGEILIVLDKPEDQWWSAKSKEGRVGMIPVPYVEKLVRPSPHVGQAGHGARNSNSYGIPEPAHAYAQPQTPSPLPPGTPGAVINPLPSTQNGPVMARAIQKRVPCAYDKTALALEDHVRPVTRCS